The nucleotide window GCCGGCCTCATGCTCGGGTGCGAGATCGCTCCCGTGTGCAAATGGGACCGGAAAAACTATTTCTATCCCGACTCGCCCAAGAACTACCAGATCTCCCAGTATGACCAGCCGATCTGCAAGGGCGGGTTTGTGGAGGTCGAGCTCCCCGGCGCCTCCCGCAATGTGATGGGCGAGCACAAGAAGATCCCGCTCACGCGAATCCACCTTGAGGAGGACGTCGGCAAACTGACGCACTTCCCGAGCGATTCGCTCGTCGATTTCAATCGCGCCGGCACTCCTTTGATGGAGATCGTGTCCGAGCCCGCGCTGCATTCTGCCGAAGAGGCGTTCGCGTACCTCACCTCATTGAGGCAGACGATGGTGTACGGAGGAATCTCTGATTGCGACATGGAGAAGGGCCAGCTGCGTTGCGATGCCAATATCTCCATCCGGCCCATTGGTTCCACGAAGCTGGGCACGAAGGTCGAGTTGAAGAACCTGAATTCGATTTCGTTCGTTCGCGACGGAATCGAACACGAGATCAAGCGTCAGATCGCAGTAATCGAGTCCGGTGGAGTGATTGTGCAGGAGACGCGCGACTACGATGGTCAGACAGGTGCCTCGCAGTCTCTTCGCAGCAAGGAAATGGCCCATGATTATCGGTATTTCCCGGACCCCGATCTGATGCCGGTCAAAGTTGACGAAGCCTGGAAACAGGCGATCCAGGCTGAGATTCCCGAATTGCCGTTCGACAAGCAGCGCCGCTTTCAGGCGGACTACGCGCTCCCTTACACGATCACATCCGTTCTCGTTCCAGACCGCTCGCTCAGCGACTACTTCGAGGAGTCGGCGAAGCTTAGCGGGAAGCCGCAGCAGGTGGGCAACTGGATCGTCAATGATCTCCTGCGCGAGCTCGGCGCGGCCAAAGTGAGCCTCGGGGAAAACAAGGTGAAGCCGGCGCAGCTCGCGGAACTTGTGAAACTCGTGGAGGGAGGAACTCTCCTGATGCCCGCAGCCCGCGAAGTCTTTGCGGAGATGTTTGCCACGGGT belongs to Opitutaceae bacterium and includes:
- the gatB gene encoding Asp-tRNA(Asn)/Glu-tRNA(Gln) amidotransferase subunit GatB; its protein translation is MKYEAVIGLEVHVQIRTRSKMFTRVAAGYGHEENTLTDPVVLALPGVLPVMNKAALDAVIKAGLMLGCEIAPVCKWDRKNYFYPDSPKNYQISQYDQPICKGGFVEVELPGASRNVMGEHKKIPLTRIHLEEDVGKLTHFPSDSLVDFNRAGTPLMEIVSEPALHSAEEAFAYLTSLRQTMVYGGISDCDMEKGQLRCDANISIRPIGSTKLGTKVELKNLNSISFVRDGIEHEIKRQIAVIESGGVIVQETRDYDGQTGASQSLRSKEMAHDYRYFPDPDLMPVKVDEAWKQAIQAEIPELPFDKQRRFQADYALPYTITSVLVPDRSLSDYFEESAKLSGKPQQVGNWIVNDLLRELGAAKVSLGENKVKPAQLAELVKLVEGGTLLMPAAREVFAEMFATGESPEGIADRRGLKAAPMDTGALEGWCREAIAANPKALADFKAGKDSAINGFKGPVMKASKGKANPKDVDETLRRLLASL